The following are encoded in a window of Kineococcus endophyticus genomic DNA:
- a CDS encoding carbohydrate ABC transporter permease, with product MHETLKVRPGTPGPDVPPARSPRGGRRRAASRVAAWWWSLPALALIAAVHYAATLAGSAYAFTDFNGFRTPEFVGLENFREIFTGEAPLRALLNTIVIAVAFLVLTNVLGMAFAVALNRQLKSRFVLRTVLFAPVVLSPLAVSYVWKFLFQQDGPLNQVLGAVGLESLQRTWLGDPWTVVPAITTVMVWQHIGLTMVIYLAGLAGVPPESEEAAAIDGAGAWARFRHVVLPALRPTVLIASTMILVQGLRVFDQVQALTGGGPFGASDTLATSVYQQTFVNGRFGYGSALALVMTGIVLLCAGLQMFLLRDRKEK from the coding sequence GTGCACGAGACGCTGAAGGTCCGCCCGGGAACACCCGGCCCGGACGTCCCACCGGCCCGGTCCCCACGGGGCGGCCGCCGCCGTGCCGCCTCGCGCGTGGCCGCCTGGTGGTGGTCGCTGCCGGCGCTGGCCCTCATCGCAGCCGTCCACTACGCCGCCACCCTCGCCGGGTCGGCCTACGCGTTCACCGACTTCAACGGGTTCCGCACCCCGGAGTTCGTCGGCCTGGAGAACTTCCGGGAGATCTTCACCGGCGAGGCCCCGCTGCGGGCGCTGCTGAACACGATCGTCATCGCCGTGGCGTTCCTCGTCCTGACCAACGTCCTCGGCATGGCCTTCGCCGTGGCCCTGAACCGGCAGCTCAAGAGCCGGTTCGTCCTGCGGACGGTCCTCTTCGCGCCGGTCGTCCTCAGCCCGCTGGCCGTCTCCTACGTCTGGAAGTTCCTGTTCCAGCAGGACGGCCCCCTCAACCAGGTCCTCGGGGCCGTGGGTCTGGAGTCGCTGCAGCGCACGTGGTTGGGCGACCCGTGGACGGTCGTCCCAGCGATCACCACCGTGATGGTCTGGCAGCACATCGGTCTGACGATGGTCATCTACCTCGCCGGGCTGGCCGGCGTCCCGCCGGAGAGCGAGGAGGCCGCCGCCATCGACGGCGCGGGCGCCTGGGCGCGGTTCCGCCACGTCGTCCTGCCCGCGCTGCGACCGACGGTCCTCATCGCCAGCACCATGATCCTCGTGCAGGGTCTGCGCGTCTTCGACCAGGTGCAGGCCCTCACCGGCGGCGGCCCCTTCGGAGCGTCGGACACCCTGGCCACCAGCGTCTACCAGCAGACGTTCGTCAACGGCAGGTTCGGCTACGGCTCGGCCCTGGCCCTCGTCATGACCGGCATCGTGCTGCTGTGCGCGGGCCTGCAGATGTTCCTCCTCCGCGACCGCAAGGAGAAGTGA
- a CDS encoding carbohydrate ABC transporter permease, which yields MFRYTRRTAAREVLVVLAALVVFSPMLILLNVSLKTSQNSVSTSAFSLANPVSLDGFREALAADGQNSLVTGALNSAIITGGSVLVLVLLGSITAFTLTRITSGWSKVAFGSFLVAIVLPAQLGQVPLYSAMRELGLLGTRTGMVLAYSGMLMPLAVFLYSGFTRSLPTEYEEAAQMEGAGRFAIFTRIVFPLLAPATGTVAILTGLIVWNDFFTSLVFLNGSDAVTLPVVVYSFVGTLVSRWNVVFAAVLLSMVPVLVLYLLAQKKFIQGFAGGVKG from the coding sequence GTGTTCCGCTACACCCGCCGCACCGCAGCGCGCGAGGTCCTCGTCGTCCTCGCCGCCCTGGTCGTGTTCTCCCCGATGCTCATCCTGCTGAACGTCTCGCTCAAGACGTCGCAGAACTCCGTCTCGACGTCGGCGTTCAGCCTCGCGAACCCCGTCTCGCTCGACGGTTTCCGCGAAGCCCTGGCCGCCGACGGACAGAACAGCCTCGTCACCGGTGCGTTGAACAGCGCGATCATCACGGGCGGCAGTGTCCTCGTCCTCGTGCTGCTCGGGTCGATCACGGCCTTCACCCTGACCCGCATCACGAGCGGCTGGAGCAAGGTCGCGTTCGGCAGCTTCCTCGTCGCCATCGTCCTGCCTGCCCAGCTCGGTCAGGTCCCGCTGTACAGCGCCATGCGTGAACTCGGCCTGCTGGGGACGCGGACGGGGATGGTCCTCGCCTACTCCGGGATGCTCATGCCGCTGGCGGTGTTCCTCTACTCCGGCTTCACCCGCTCGTTGCCGACCGAGTACGAGGAGGCGGCGCAGATGGAGGGAGCGGGTCGGTTCGCCATCTTCACCCGGATCGTGTTCCCGCTGCTGGCCCCGGCGACGGGCACCGTCGCGATCCTCACGGGCCTCATCGTCTGGAACGACTTCTTCACCTCCCTGGTGTTCCTCAACGGGTCCGACGCCGTCACGCTGCCGGTGGTCGTCTACAGCTTCGTCGGGACCCTGGTCTCCCGCTGGAACGTCGTCTTCGCCGCGGTCCTGCTGTCGATGGTCCCGGTGCTCGTCCTCTACCTGCTGGCCCAGAAGAAGTTCATCCAGGGGTTCGCCGGCGGGGTCAAGGGGTGA
- a CDS encoding LysR family transcriptional regulator, with amino-acid sequence MVNLLNTDLNLLVPLDALLTERNVTRAGARIGVSQPAMSAALGRLRRQFGDELLVRVGSRYELTPLAEELGSRVRDVLRLAEETLHPTPGFDPASSTREFTVISSDYAVAVLFPLVMARLRAEAPDVKVRVVSVDATAIESPQTVLRSADLLFTPRGQTSGIASTDLFTDHWVCVSGTPRLGGRLDEDGLRRSRWARAFADHGGTAADRRVDELVVGARVDLVVDSLALLPTAIGGTDLLALVPHRMLRHAEALTTVHRIDVPLPRTFLREAAWWHPSWQDDAGHRWFRRLVREAARGLPADPFADPLADPVATADLVATA; translated from the coding sequence GTGGTCAACCTGCTCAACACCGATCTGAACCTGCTGGTCCCGCTCGACGCGCTGCTCACCGAGCGCAACGTGACGCGGGCCGGTGCGCGCATCGGGGTCAGCCAACCCGCCATGTCCGCCGCCCTCGGACGCCTGCGACGGCAGTTCGGGGACGAGCTGCTCGTCCGCGTCGGCTCCCGCTACGAGCTGACCCCCCTGGCCGAGGAGCTCGGCAGCCGGGTGCGCGACGTGCTGCGCCTGGCCGAGGAGACCCTCCACCCCACGCCGGGCTTCGATCCCGCGAGCTCGACACGGGAGTTCACGGTCATCTCCTCCGACTACGCGGTCGCGGTCCTGTTCCCGCTGGTCATGGCGCGGCTGCGCGCCGAGGCGCCGGACGTCAAGGTGCGGGTCGTCAGCGTCGACGCCACCGCGATCGAGTCGCCGCAGACCGTCCTGCGCTCCGCCGACCTCCTGTTCACGCCCCGGGGCCAGACGTCCGGCATCGCCAGCACGGACCTGTTCACCGACCACTGGGTGTGCGTCAGCGGAACGCCCCGCCTCGGAGGCCGGCTCGACGAGGACGGTCTGCGCCGGTCCCGCTGGGCCCGGGCCTTCGCCGACCACGGGGGCACGGCGGCCGACCGCCGCGTCGACGAACTCGTCGTCGGAGCGCGCGTCGACCTCGTCGTCGACAGCCTCGCCCTGCTCCCGACCGCCATCGGCGGCACCGACCTGCTGGCCCTCGTCCCGCACCGGATGCTCCGGCACGCCGAGGCCCTCACGACGGTGCACCGCATCGACGTCCCCCTGCCGCGCACCTTTCTGCGCGAGGCGGCCTGGTGGCACCCGTCGTGGCAGGACGACGCCGGTCACCGGTGGTTCCGCCGGCTCGTGCGCGAGGCGGCGCGCGGACTGCCGGCCGACCCGTTCGCCGACCCGCTCGCCGACCCGGTGGCGACGGCGGACCTGGTGGCCACCGCCTGA
- a CDS encoding ABC transporter substrate-binding protein → MRRSTTRSRILAGFIAGAVVATTAACSSGGDTAAGDGPVTIKFATETPTDGEGPYRALAKAFEAANPDIKVEVVETPLDSYANVLRTQLRGGNAPDVFYGAPGTGNSNALLTLADAGLVEDLGDADWVTKAVPASSKNLFEVDGKTYAVPLDVSPSTEIVNQTAYAAAGIKPATTTAELLGQCATLKAAGKSMFAVAGSVPGNLSLMAMQFASSTVYSAQPDWNEQRKEGKVTFAASAEWKQALGDVVAMKEAGCFQEGVAGAGFAEITQALTSGSSLGIFAPAGAVSEIAASTPGTEFGVAVPPGKTAEDTRLTVTLSNAIAVSAQSKHLDAAKKFVEFATQPAQQDAFAKVSGNLSLTSLANEGSQVPAQLSGLSTQLADQSKQVPLGYITWSNGGVTDAVGKGVQGLLTDQTSVDDVLKAMDAAYDQG, encoded by the coding sequence ATGCGACGCTCCACAACACGTTCCCGGATCCTCGCGGGTTTCATCGCCGGTGCCGTGGTGGCGACCACCGCGGCGTGTTCCTCCGGCGGTGACACCGCGGCGGGCGACGGACCCGTCACCATCAAGTTCGCGACCGAGACACCGACCGACGGTGAGGGCCCCTACCGCGCGCTGGCCAAGGCCTTCGAGGCCGCGAACCCCGACATCAAGGTCGAGGTCGTCGAAACCCCCCTCGACTCCTACGCCAACGTGCTGCGCACGCAGTTGCGCGGCGGCAACGCCCCCGACGTCTTCTACGGCGCTCCCGGCACCGGCAACAGCAACGCGCTGCTCACCCTCGCCGACGCGGGGCTGGTCGAGGACCTCGGCGACGCGGACTGGGTGACCAAGGCCGTGCCCGCGAGCTCGAAGAACCTCTTCGAGGTGGACGGGAAGACGTACGCCGTCCCGCTCGACGTGTCGCCGAGCACCGAGATCGTCAACCAGACCGCCTACGCGGCAGCTGGGATCAAGCCGGCCACGACGACGGCCGAACTGCTCGGGCAGTGTGCGACGCTCAAGGCCGCCGGCAAGTCGATGTTCGCCGTCGCCGGGTCGGTGCCGGGCAACCTGTCCCTCATGGCGATGCAGTTCGCGTCCAGCACCGTCTACTCCGCGCAGCCGGACTGGAACGAGCAGCGCAAGGAGGGGAAGGTCACCTTCGCCGCAAGTGCGGAGTGGAAGCAGGCCCTCGGGGACGTCGTGGCCATGAAGGAGGCCGGCTGCTTCCAGGAAGGCGTCGCCGGCGCCGGGTTCGCCGAGATCACGCAGGCACTGACGAGCGGGTCCTCGTTGGGGATCTTCGCGCCGGCAGGGGCCGTGAGCGAGATCGCCGCCTCGACGCCAGGGACCGAGTTCGGTGTCGCGGTCCCCCCGGGGAAGACCGCGGAGGACACGCGGCTGACGGTCACCCTCTCGAACGCCATCGCTGTCTCGGCCCAGAGCAAGCACCTCGACGCGGCGAAGAAGTTCGTCGAGTTCGCGACCCAGCCGGCGCAGCAGGACGCCTTCGCGAAGGTCTCGGGGAACCTGTCCCTCACGTCGCTGGCGAACGAGGGGTCGCAGGTCCCGGCCCAGTTGTCCGGTCTGTCGACCCAGCTGGCCGACCAGAGCAAGCAGGTCCCGCTCGGCTACATCACCTGGAGCAACGGCGGTGTGACCGACGCCGTCGGCAAGGGTGTGCAGGGTCTGCTCACCGACCAGACGAGCGTCGACGACGTCCTCAAGGCCATGGACGCCGCCTACGACCAGGGCTGA
- a CDS encoding SigE family RNA polymerase sigma factor has product MTPPSEGAERGAAPASSSGWSTGWWGEVAGAATGGAAGGDRTARARAAGRGPAGADVPLDLESLVAWKGPQLVRLARVLLRDEHQAEDVVQDVLATCVDKWSRIRTVDDPSAYLNRMVVNAVTTLRRRPWRREHTADPADLPDPGTDDGSGPFAERQRCLALLRRLPDKQRIAIVLRLYEGLPDSEIADLMDCSTATVRSNAHRGLATLRRLLTEEGVTRA; this is encoded by the coding sequence GTGACACCTCCCAGCGAGGGCGCCGAGCGCGGCGCCGCACCTGCCTCCTCCTCGGGGTGGTCCACGGGCTGGTGGGGCGAGGTGGCGGGTGCTGCGACGGGCGGTGCGGCCGGAGGGGACCGCACCGCCCGCGCACGCGCCGCGGGGCGGGGTCCCGCCGGGGCGGACGTCCCGCTGGACCTGGAGTCGCTGGTCGCCTGGAAGGGGCCGCAGCTGGTGCGGCTGGCCCGGGTCCTCCTGCGCGACGAGCACCAGGCCGAGGACGTGGTGCAGGACGTCCTGGCGACCTGCGTGGACAAGTGGAGCCGCATCCGGACCGTCGACGACCCCTCGGCCTACCTCAACCGGATGGTCGTCAACGCCGTCACGACCCTGCGCCGGCGGCCGTGGCGCCGCGAGCACACCGCGGACCCGGCAGACCTCCCCGACCCGGGGACCGACGACGGCTCGGGTCCCTTCGCCGAACGCCAGCGGTGCCTCGCCCTGCTGCGCCGACTGCCGGACAAGCAGCGCATCGCCATCGTCCTGCGGCTCTACGAGGGGTTGCCGGACAGCGAGATCGCCGACCTCATGGACTGCTCCACGGCCACCGTGCGCAGCAACGCGCACCGCGGCCTGGCGACCTTGCGCCGACTGCTCACGGAGGAGGGGGTCACCCGTGCCTGA
- a CDS encoding carbon-nitrogen hydrolase family protein yields the protein MTTTSEDSRSVRVAAAAAHFGRDVGRGVEKALAVVSGARRSGVDLLVLPHGTLGGYLSDLDDPHTGGTPPAVEEGCEEIAAVARAAGPVTVCLGYTEVAVVHGRQCWFSAAVCVTGDGVLGRHRKVHQPAGEAEVLSAGDSFTAFDTPVGRLGLLIDYDKTFPEASRSLALDGARTIACLSAWPASVTDRAARLPNDRQSRLFDLYDSARAAENQVLWVSSNQTGIQGNLRFLGQAKVVGPGGDVLARTGSKGGLAEATVDVDHVVDRARRKLHHLAERRPDTYRTEP from the coding sequence ATGACCACGACCTCTGAGGACTCCCGCTCCGTCCGCGTCGCGGCGGCGGCCGCGCACTTCGGGCGCGACGTGGGACGCGGGGTCGAGAAGGCGCTGGCCGTCGTCTCCGGAGCGCGGCGCAGCGGGGTCGACCTGCTGGTCCTGCCCCACGGGACGCTGGGCGGGTACCTGTCCGACCTCGACGACCCGCACACCGGCGGCACCCCCCCGGCCGTGGAGGAGGGCTGCGAGGAGATCGCCGCGGTCGCCCGCGCGGCGGGGCCGGTGACGGTGTGCCTGGGGTACACCGAGGTGGCGGTCGTGCACGGTCGGCAGTGCTGGTTTAGCGCGGCGGTCTGCGTCACCGGTGACGGGGTGCTGGGGCGGCACCGCAAGGTCCACCAGCCGGCCGGCGAAGCCGAGGTGCTGTCGGCCGGTGACTCCTTCACCGCCTTCGACACCCCTGTCGGGCGCCTGGGCCTGCTCATCGACTACGACAAGACGTTCCCCGAGGCGAGCCGCTCCCTCGCCCTGGACGGGGCGAGGACCATCGCCTGCCTCTCCGCGTGGCCCGCCAGCGTCACCGACCGGGCCGCCCGGCTGCCCAACGACCGGCAGTCCCGGTTGTTCGACCTCTACGACTCCGCCCGCGCGGCGGAGAACCAGGTGCTCTGGGTGTCCTCGAACCAGACCGGCATCCAGGGGAACCTGCGGTTCCTCGGGCAGGCGAAGGTCGTCGGCCCCGGCGGTGACGTCCTGGCGCGCACCGGGTCCAAGGGTGGTCTGGCCGAGGCGACCGTCGACGTCGACCACGTCGTCGACCGGGCGCGCCGCAAGCTGCACCACCTGGCCGAGCGCCGTCCCGACACCTACCGGACCGAGCCGTGA
- a CDS encoding AMP-binding protein, whose product MTGPVETTPTIGAALRWWARRDPDAGAVRCAGRVLTRRGLDEWSDDLARRWLAQGVQVDDLVAVALPNSCETVVAFAAAWKAGATPQPLSPRMDAADRATVLAAGRPAVVLDRVADVPGPPDGPPATPLPDLAASCWKAPTSSGSTGRPKVVRAAAPARFDPRGSVAPFVPRSAVQLVAGPLTHAAPFVYAARGLMTGHELVVLPRFDAGEWLRTVTQHSVTWGVLVPSMMHAVWRHPDRARTDVSSLTAVLHLGARCAPWLKRAWIDWLGPDRVHELYAGTESQGLAFTDGHDWTARPGTVGRALPGSSFRVVRPDLSECAPGEVGEVLMRRDHPTYSYVGARKSVRDGWDTLGDSGWLDADGYLFIGDRLADLVTVGTSRIAPADVETVLEEHPHVRSAVAVAGPVPGVHAVVDLHGGTPVEGARDALAGWCAERLDPPARPVAWRFVDEPLRDEAGKVQRSRWRPQPSPSGRITCDDHDL is encoded by the coding sequence GTGACCGGCCCCGTGGAGACGACGCCGACGATCGGCGCCGCACTGCGCTGGTGGGCGCGGCGCGATCCCGACGCCGGCGCCGTCCGCTGCGCCGGACGCGTCCTGACCCGCCGTGGGCTGGACGAGTGGAGCGACGACCTCGCCCGCCGCTGGCTCGCGCAGGGCGTCCAGGTCGACGACCTCGTCGCGGTCGCGCTGCCGAACAGCTGCGAGACCGTCGTCGCGTTCGCCGCGGCGTGGAAGGCGGGTGCGACCCCGCAACCGCTGTCCCCGCGGATGGACGCCGCCGATCGCGCCACGGTGCTCGCCGCCGGTCGACCCGCCGTCGTGCTCGACCGGGTCGCGGACGTTCCCGGCCCCCCGGACGGACCGCCGGCGACACCCCTGCCGGACCTGGCCGCGAGCTGCTGGAAGGCCCCCACGTCCTCGGGCAGCACGGGCCGACCGAAGGTCGTCCGGGCAGCCGCTCCCGCCCGCTTCGACCCCCGGGGAAGCGTCGCCCCCTTCGTCCCGCGGTCGGCCGTGCAGCTAGTAGCGGGCCCGCTGACCCACGCCGCCCCCTTCGTCTACGCGGCGCGGGGCCTCATGACCGGCCACGAGCTCGTCGTCCTGCCCCGGTTCGACGCCGGCGAGTGGTTGCGGACGGTGACGCAGCACAGCGTCACCTGGGGGGTCCTCGTCCCGTCGATGATGCACGCCGTGTGGCGGCACCCGGACCGGGCGCGCACCGACGTCTCCTCGCTCACGGCCGTCCTGCACCTGGGGGCGAGGTGCGCACCGTGGCTGAAACGGGCGTGGATCGACTGGCTCGGCCCGGACCGGGTCCACGAGCTCTACGCGGGCACCGAGTCCCAGGGACTCGCCTTCACCGACGGGCACGACTGGACGGCCCGGCCGGGAACCGTGGGCCGGGCCCTGCCGGGGTCGAGCTTCCGCGTCGTGCGCCCGGACCTCAGCGAGTGCGCGCCCGGAGAGGTCGGCGAGGTCCTCATGCGCCGTGACCACCCCACCTACAGCTACGTCGGCGCACGGAAGTCGGTCCGCGACGGGTGGGACACCCTGGGCGACAGCGGATGGCTCGACGCCGACGGGTACCTCTTCATCGGTGACCGCCTCGCCGACCTCGTCACCGTCGGCACCTCCCGCATCGCTCCCGCCGACGTCGAGACCGTGCTGGAGGAACACCCGCACGTGCGGTCGGCGGTGGCCGTGGCGGGCCCCGTCCCCGGGGTGCACGCCGTCGTCGACCTGCACGGCGGAACGCCGGTCGAGGGCGCTCGGGACGCGCTGGCCGGCTGGTGCGCCGAGCGGTTGGACCCGCCGGCCAGACCGGTGGCGTGGAGGTTCGTGGACGAGCCGCTGCGCGACGAGGCCGGCAAGGTCCAGCGCAGCCGCTGGCGTCCCCAGCCGTCCCCGTCCGGGAGGATCACCTGCGATGACCACGACCTCTGA
- a CDS encoding MSMEG_0565 family glycosyltransferase: protein MRIALTTYSTKPRGGVVHTLALAEALVEAGAQVSVWTLGRGGDQTFFRPVDPRVDVRVVEFAAQEGETVGARILRSIDVLRRGFDAAGYDVVHAQDCISANAVGRCVRTVHHLDTFTTPELAACHERAIVEPFAHVCVSQAVAAEVRAGWGLDPVVIPNGVDAAPFTAAGSDAPSARARRVRWRERFGRYVLAVGGIEPRKGSTDLLRAVALLRRDLPDVSLVVAGGETLFDYRDYRTEFDRLARDLRVAPVVLGPVAQDDLPSLVAGASAMGFVSTKEGFGLAAMEALAAGVPLVTRDLPVLREVFAGAAAFADDIPAIASALHAAVTDPDGPGQRERRRVGTDLAAAHTWDAAAQAHLRLYRRLVPAL from the coding sequence ATGCGCATCGCCCTCACCACGTACTCCACCAAACCCCGCGGCGGGGTCGTCCACACCCTCGCCCTCGCCGAGGCGCTCGTCGAGGCCGGGGCGCAGGTGTCGGTGTGGACGCTGGGCCGCGGCGGCGACCAGACGTTCTTCCGGCCCGTGGACCCCCGCGTCGACGTCCGCGTCGTGGAGTTCGCCGCGCAGGAGGGCGAGACGGTGGGTGCGCGGATCCTGCGGTCGATCGACGTGCTGCGACGGGGTTTCGACGCGGCCGGCTACGACGTCGTGCACGCCCAGGACTGCATCAGCGCCAACGCCGTCGGCCGGTGCGTGCGCACCGTCCACCACCTCGACACGTTCACGACGCCGGAACTGGCGGCCTGCCACGAGCGGGCGATCGTCGAACCGTTCGCCCACGTCTGCGTGTCGCAGGCCGTGGCCGCCGAGGTGCGCGCCGGCTGGGGCCTCGACCCCGTCGTCATCCCGAACGGGGTCGACGCCGCACCGTTCACCGCAGCGGGTTCCGACGCACCCTCCGCGCGGGCGCGGCGCGTGCGGTGGCGGGAACGGTTCGGGCGGTACGTCCTGGCCGTCGGCGGCATCGAACCGCGCAAGGGCAGCACCGACCTCCTGCGTGCCGTCGCGCTGCTGCGCCGCGACCTGCCCGACGTCTCCCTCGTCGTCGCCGGTGGGGAGACGTTGTTCGACTACCGCGACTACCGGACGGAGTTCGACCGGCTGGCCCGCGACCTGCGCGTCGCCCCGGTCGTCCTGGGGCCCGTCGCGCAGGACGACCTGCCTTCGCTCGTCGCCGGCGCGTCCGCCATGGGGTTCGTGTCCACCAAGGAGGGTTTCGGCCTCGCGGCCATGGAGGCCCTGGCCGCGGGCGTCCCGCTCGTGACCCGGGACCTGCCGGTGCTGCGCGAGGTCTTCGCCGGCGCGGCCGCCTTCGCCGACGACATCCCCGCGATCGCCTCGGCGCTGCACGCGGCGGTGACCGACCCCGACGGTCCCGGGCAGCGCGAACGCCGACGGGTGGGGACCGACCTGGCGGCCGCCCACACCTGGGACGCCGCGGCGCAGGCGCACCTGCGGCTCTACCGGCGGCTGGTGCCGGCCCTGTGA
- a CDS encoding MSMEG_0569 family flavin-dependent oxidoreductase, with the protein MNATGTTPEHHAVVVVGAGQAGLSLSWHLRARGVDHVLLERDRTAHEWRDGRWDAFTLVTPNFQCRLPGWSYSGEFGGTDPDGFMPRDEVHRFVTEYARSFGAPVREGVAVTSLRQEGEHRFSLDTTAGRFTADHVVVATGGYHTPVVPAAAERLPADVTQLHSSAYRGPDQLPAGAVLVVGSGQSGAQIAEDLHLAGRRVHLAVGNAPRCARRYRGRDCIAWLEDMGTYDVTAAEVPGGAAAQEKTNHYMTGRDGGRDIDLRAFAREGMGLHGRLVDVRDGVARFTPTLGAALDHADAVAESIKDGIDRWIAARGIDAPAEERYTPVWRPEGEATELDLAAAGVTSVVWSVGYRADHRWIEVGVFDGRGRPRQTRGVTGTPGLFFLGLPWMHTWGSGRFAGVARDAEFLADRITGAPPVAELPLQHDHHHDQDQDHEHRTVGVG; encoded by the coding sequence GTGAACGCCACCGGAACCACCCCCGAGCACCACGCGGTCGTCGTCGTGGGCGCCGGGCAGGCCGGTCTGTCCCTGAGCTGGCACCTCAGGGCCCGCGGCGTCGACCACGTCCTGCTCGAACGCGACCGCACAGCCCACGAGTGGCGGGACGGACGGTGGGACGCGTTCACGCTCGTCACCCCGAACTTCCAGTGCCGCCTGCCGGGGTGGTCCTACTCGGGCGAGTTCGGCGGGACCGACCCCGACGGTTTCATGCCCCGCGACGAGGTGCACCGGTTCGTCACGGAGTACGCCCGGTCCTTCGGTGCCCCGGTGCGCGAGGGGGTGGCGGTCACGTCGCTGCGGCAGGAGGGTGAGCACCGGTTCTCGCTCGACACGACCGCCGGACGCTTCACCGCCGACCACGTCGTCGTCGCGACGGGCGGGTACCACACGCCCGTCGTCCCCGCGGCCGCCGAGCGGCTCCCCGCGGACGTCACGCAACTGCACTCCTCCGCCTACCGCGGTCCCGACCAGCTGCCCGCCGGGGCGGTCCTCGTGGTCGGGTCGGGGCAGTCGGGGGCGCAGATCGCCGAGGACCTGCACCTGGCCGGCCGTCGGGTCCACCTGGCCGTCGGCAACGCACCGCGCTGCGCCCGTCGCTACCGCGGCCGGGACTGCATCGCCTGGCTCGAGGACATGGGCACCTACGACGTCACCGCGGCCGAGGTCCCCGGAGGGGCTGCCGCGCAGGAGAAGACGAACCACTACATGACGGGCCGCGACGGCGGGCGCGACATCGACCTGCGCGCCTTCGCCCGCGAGGGCATGGGCCTGCACGGCCGCCTCGTGGACGTCCGCGACGGCGTGGCCCGGTTCACCCCGACGCTGGGCGCGGCGCTCGACCACGCCGACGCGGTCGCCGAGTCCATCAAGGACGGCATCGACCGGTGGATCGCGGCGCGGGGGATCGATGCGCCCGCCGAGGAGCGCTACACCCCCGTGTGGCGCCCGGAGGGGGAGGCGACGGAACTCGACCTGGCAGCGGCCGGCGTCACGTCGGTCGTGTGGAGCGTCGGCTACCGCGCCGACCACCGCTGGATCGAGGTCGGCGTGTTCGACGGCCGGGGCCGCCCGCGCCAGACGCGCGGGGTCACGGGCACCCCCGGCCTGTTCTTCCTCGGTCTGCCCTGGATGCACACGTGGGGTTCGGGACGCTTCGCCGGGGTGGCGCGGGACGCGGAGTTCCTGGCCGACCGCATCACCGGTGCACCGCCCGTCGCGGAACTCCCGCTCCAGCACGACCACCACCACGACCAGGACCAGGACCACGAGCACCGGACCGTCGGCGTCGGCTGA
- a CDS encoding MSMEG_0570 family nitrogen starvation response protein, whose protein sequence is MPEMTFTVRWPDDTVQQCYSPSLVVHDHLSAGESYSVEEFTTRCRTALTEASDRVRARYGMGCSAAVAQLQDLTVRAAGFAPTAPVHVLDLTPPLPPTPGATP, encoded by the coding sequence TTGCCTGAGATGACCTTCACCGTCCGCTGGCCCGACGACACCGTCCAGCAGTGCTACTCCCCCTCCCTCGTCGTCCACGACCACCTCAGCGCGGGTGAGAGCTACTCCGTGGAGGAGTTCACGACCCGCTGCCGCACAGCCCTCACCGAGGCGAGCGACCGCGTCCGCGCCCGCTACGGGATGGGCTGCAGCGCAGCCGTCGCGCAGCTCCAGGACCTCACCGTGCGCGCCGCCGGGTTCGCACCGACGGCCCCCGTCCACGTCCTGGACCTCACCCCGCCCCTGCCACCCACCCCCGGAGCCACCCCGTGA